A single genomic interval of Porphyromonas sp. oral taxon 275 harbors:
- a CDS encoding flavin reductase family protein, producing MRTDWKPGTLIYPLPAVLISCGGMGEGEESNLLTASWVSTVCTNPPMCVVGIRPERHSYHIIKERGAFGINLTTRAMARETDWCGVVSGRREDKFDRCGFTKEAGSVLGVPLVLESPISIECRVREITPLGSHDMFLSEVVGVRADEQYIDPETGAFDMQRAGLLVYAHGQYFGLGEYLGHFGWSVRKKKTKRR from the coding sequence ATGAGGACGGACTGGAAGCCCGGGACCCTCATCTACCCGCTCCCTGCTGTGCTGATCAGCTGCGGCGGTATGGGCGAGGGCGAGGAGAGCAATCTCCTGACGGCCTCCTGGGTCAGCACCGTCTGCACCAATCCGCCGATGTGCGTAGTGGGCATACGCCCTGAGCGCCACTCCTACCACATCATCAAGGAGCGGGGCGCCTTCGGCATCAACCTCACCACGCGCGCCATGGCACGGGAGACCGACTGGTGCGGCGTCGTCTCGGGGCGTAGGGAGGACAAGTTCGACCGCTGTGGCTTCACCAAGGAGGCAGGCAGCGTACTCGGCGTGCCCCTGGTGCTCGAGTCCCCCATCAGCATCGAGTGCCGCGTGCGCGAGATCACGCCTCTAGGTAGCCACGACATGTTCCTCTCGGAGGTCGTAGGCGTGCGCGCCGACGAGCAGTACATAGATCCCGAGACGGGCGCCTTCGACATGCAGCGCGCTGGCCTCTTGGTCTACGCGCACGGCCAGTACTTCGGCCTAGGCGAATACCTCGGGCACTTCGGCTGGTCGGTGCGTAAGAAGAAGACCAAGCGCCGTTAG